The DNA sequence GAGACCCATGGAATTCAGGAAAAGCGCGCACGTCATCTCCCATACGGGGCAACGCCTCGGCCGCCTCCATCGGGTGGTGGTAAATCCGGAAGACGGCGAGGTGACCCACCTGGTCGTCCAAAAGGGCCATTTGTTCAAGGAAGACAAAGTGATCCCGGTGAGCGAGATCGCCACCACGACGGAAGACACTGTCACACTGCAAAAAGGGGCGGTCGACCCGGACAGCTACCCCGACTTCGAAGAGGACGCTTTCATCCCCGTCGGCCGCTTCGAAGATTTTCGGGACCACGAGGCCGAAGAGGCGCGCCGTCTGATCTGGTACCACACCGGCATCAGCACACCCTGGTGGGCGGTCGGCCTGGATGAGCGCACGTCGAAGCCGCTATTCGTCCGCAAGGGACGGCGCAGCATACCGGAGGGCACCATCCCGCTGGAGGAGGGGGCCGTGGTTCTGGACGCAGAGGGTGCGCGATTGGGCAAGGTGGTCAAAGTCTATGCCGAACCCGAAGAACACCGCGTGACCCACATCGTAGTCGCCCACGGGATGCTGAACAGAGAAGAAAAGCTGATTCCCAGCGCCTGGATCAAGCATGTTTTCGAGGATTCGGTGCGGCTAACGGTGGACAAGGATTTCGTGGCCAACTTGCCGCCGGC is a window from the Desulfobacteraceae bacterium genome containing:
- a CDS encoding PRC-barrel domain-containing protein; translated protein: MEFRKSAHVISHTGQRLGRLHRVVVNPEDGEVTHLVVQKGHLFKEDKVIPVSEIATTTEDTVTLQKGAVDPDSYPDFEEDAFIPVGRFEDFRDHEAEEARRLIWYHTGISTPWWAVGLDERTSKPLFVRKGRRSIPEGTIPLEEGAVVLDAEGARLGKVVKVYAEPEEHRVTHIVVAHGMLNREEKLIPSAWIKHVFEDSVRLTVDKDFVANLPPAEEAS